In Carya illinoinensis cultivar Pawnee chromosome 6, C.illinoinensisPawnee_v1, whole genome shotgun sequence, a single genomic region encodes these proteins:
- the LOC122314059 gene encoding gibberellin 2-beta-dioxygenase 6-like isoform X1, producing the protein MLESNPPLLRHFEALLRHPAEIPALECDERQSGEFMEEIGQLPLIDLNGLKCHDVMERLACSTRICRASSEWGFFQVINHGISSELLRKMKREQVKLFQAPFEMKVSGGLLNNSYTWGTTTATSPNQFSWSEAFHIPLTEISEETYYGEYFSSLRYNLILSFSTSGNREVMKEFAAAMSKLARLLAEILSENLGSQKGELEDLCDESTCFLRLNRYPACQISPEVFGLVPHTDSDFLTILCQDQVGGLQLKKGSKWVAVKPIQDALLVNIGDLFQAWSNDVYKSVEHKVMVNRKTERYSIAYFLCPSYDSLIASFKEPSIYRKFTFGEYRKRVQEDVKKTGYKIGLQRFLL; encoded by the exons atgcTAGAATCAAATCCCCCTCTCCTACGGCATTTTGAAGCGCTTTTGCGCCACCCGGCAGAAATTCCTGCACTTGAATGCGATGAACGGCAAAGTGGAGAATTCATGGAGGAAATCGGCCAGCTGCCACTGATAGACCTGAACGGTCTAAAATGTCATGATGTGATGGAGAGGCTAGCTTGCTCTACAAGAATATGTAGAGCGTCATCAGAGTGGGGATTCTTCCAAGTAATAAATCATGGGATTAGCTCTGAATTACTCCGGAAGATGAAGAGAGAGCAGGTGAAGCTGTTTCAAGCTCCCTTCGAGATGAAGGTTTCTGGTGGGCTTCTAAATAATTCATATACATGGGGAACGACAACAGCTACTTCTCCAAATCAGTTCTCATGGTCGGAAGCATTCCACATTCCTCTCACAGAGATTTCGGAAGAAACTTACTATGGAGAGTACTTCAGCTCTCTAAG GTACAATCTGATACTTTCGTTTTCAACGTCTGGCAACAGGGAAGTGATGAAGGAATTCGCAGCAGCCATGTCGAAACTAGCACGATTACTAGCAGAGATTCTATCAGAGAATTTGGGCAGCCAAAAGGGAGAGCTTGAAGATCTTTGTGATGAAAGCACATGCTTTCTTCGCTTGAATCGTTATCCGGCCTGTCAGATATCTCCAGAAGTTTTCGGCTTAGTGCCCCACACTGACAGTGATTTCCTTACAATACTTTGCCAAGATCAAGTCGGTGGACTTCAGCTCAAGAAAGGTTCCAAATGGGTGGCTGTAAAACCTATCCAAGATGCACTGCTCGTCAATATTGGAGATCTTTTCCAG GCATGGAGCAACGATGTATATAAAAGCGTGGAGCACAAGGTGATGGTTAATAGGAAGACGGAAAGATACTCTATAGCATACTTCCTTTGCCCTTCCTATGATTCTTTGATTGCCAGTTTTAAAGAACCTTCAATCTATAGAAAGTTCACTTTTGGAGAATACAGGAAAAGAGTTCAAGAGGATGTCAAAAAAACCGGCTACAAAATAGGCCTCCAAAGATTTCTACTTTAG
- the LOC122314059 gene encoding gibberellin 2-beta-dioxygenase 6-like isoform X2 yields the protein MLESNPPLLRHFEALLRHPAEIPALECDERQSGEFMEEIGQLPLIDLNGLKCHDVMERLACSTRICRASSEWGFFQVINHGISSELLRKMKREQVKLFQAPFEMKVSGGLLNNSYTWGTTTATSPNQFSWSEAFHIPLTEISEETYYGEYFSSLREVMKEFAAAMSKLARLLAEILSENLGSQKGELEDLCDESTCFLRLNRYPACQISPEVFGLVPHTDSDFLTILCQDQVGGLQLKKGSKWVAVKPIQDALLVNIGDLFQAWSNDVYKSVEHKVMVNRKTERYSIAYFLCPSYDSLIASFKEPSIYRKFTFGEYRKRVQEDVKKTGYKIGLQRFLL from the exons atgcTAGAATCAAATCCCCCTCTCCTACGGCATTTTGAAGCGCTTTTGCGCCACCCGGCAGAAATTCCTGCACTTGAATGCGATGAACGGCAAAGTGGAGAATTCATGGAGGAAATCGGCCAGCTGCCACTGATAGACCTGAACGGTCTAAAATGTCATGATGTGATGGAGAGGCTAGCTTGCTCTACAAGAATATGTAGAGCGTCATCAGAGTGGGGATTCTTCCAAGTAATAAATCATGGGATTAGCTCTGAATTACTCCGGAAGATGAAGAGAGAGCAGGTGAAGCTGTTTCAAGCTCCCTTCGAGATGAAGGTTTCTGGTGGGCTTCTAAATAATTCATATACATGGGGAACGACAACAGCTACTTCTCCAAATCAGTTCTCATGGTCGGAAGCATTCCACATTCCTCTCACAGAGATTTCGGAAGAAACTTACTATGGAGAGTACTTCAGCTCTCTAAG GGAAGTGATGAAGGAATTCGCAGCAGCCATGTCGAAACTAGCACGATTACTAGCAGAGATTCTATCAGAGAATTTGGGCAGCCAAAAGGGAGAGCTTGAAGATCTTTGTGATGAAAGCACATGCTTTCTTCGCTTGAATCGTTATCCGGCCTGTCAGATATCTCCAGAAGTTTTCGGCTTAGTGCCCCACACTGACAGTGATTTCCTTACAATACTTTGCCAAGATCAAGTCGGTGGACTTCAGCTCAAGAAAGGTTCCAAATGGGTGGCTGTAAAACCTATCCAAGATGCACTGCTCGTCAATATTGGAGATCTTTTCCAG GCATGGAGCAACGATGTATATAAAAGCGTGGAGCACAAGGTGATGGTTAATAGGAAGACGGAAAGATACTCTATAGCATACTTCCTTTGCCCTTCCTATGATTCTTTGATTGCCAGTTTTAAAGAACCTTCAATCTATAGAAAGTTCACTTTTGGAGAATACAGGAAAAGAGTTCAAGAGGATGTCAAAAAAACCGGCTACAAAATAGGCCTCCAAAGATTTCTACTTTAG